A window of Oncorhynchus kisutch isolate 150728-3 linkage group LG10, Okis_V2, whole genome shotgun sequence contains these coding sequences:
- the LOC109897596 gene encoding tetratricopeptide repeat protein 25-like — protein sequence MGNFEFALVFYHRGHKRWPELQEFRLGIQKAQEAIDNSVGYPSSVNLENKGDLSFFHKADEGKKGRPKGLIHPLRREMRHQNKKMPKSEKTAKQLLGELYSDKEKLLKDEGRAARNLLLSLFLYVHSFVLVSVHNQYTVTLGKMLFYHVPYLENWPLRVL from the exons ATGGGAAACTTTGAGTTTGCCCTGGTGTTTTACCACAGGGGGCACAAACGGTGGCCAGAGCTGCAGGAATTTAGACTGGGAATCCAGAAGGCCCAAGAGGCTATCGACAACTCTGTGGGCT ACCCCTCATCTGTGAACCTGGAGAACAAGGGCGACCTGTCCTTCTTCCACAAGGCCGATGAG GGGAAGAAGGGACGGCCGAAGGGGCTGATTCACCCTCTGAGAAGGGAGATGAGGCATCAGAACAAGAAGATGCCTAAGAGTGAGAAGACAGCCAAGCAGCTTCTGGGAGAGCTCTACAGCGATAAGGAGAAGCTACTGAAAGATGAAGGTAGGGCAGCCAGAAATCTTTTACTTAGCCTGTTCCTGTACGTTCACTCTTTTGTCTTAGTTTCAGTACACAATCAATACACTGTCACACTTGGGAAGATGCTCTTTTATCACGTACCCTATCTGGAGAATTGGCCTCTCCGTGTCCTTTGA